One window of Quercus robur chromosome 5, dhQueRobu3.1, whole genome shotgun sequence genomic DNA carries:
- the LOC126725805 gene encoding uncharacterized protein LOC126725805, producing the protein MDWFSWLSKTGLEPSLVYEYGLAFAHNELEEEDMVYFNHEFLQSMGISIAKHRLEILKLARKERGASPRPISRLLVAIKRTKRCLTKYIRTWIHHREESALVVVPRPSYGTRWKGAMMKRNKRLMTAKQGRLLLTNGSPMVAKSGPICVDSFSSPMVHDHLRKDEKMDENDDGYWSTGIEEIRWDTMFQDLKPT; encoded by the coding sequence ATGGATTGGTTCTCATGGCTATCTAAAACCGGCCTTGAGCCGTCTCTAGTCTACGAGTATGGCCTTGCGTTTGCTCACAATGAGCTTGAAGAAGAAGACATGGTCTACTTCAACCATGAGTTTCTCCAAAGCATGGGGATTTCCATAGCCAAACATAGGCTAGAAATCCTCAAGCTTGCTAGAAAGGAGAGGGGTGCAAGTCCACGCCCCATATCAAGGCTTCTCGTCGCGATCAAGAGGACAAAGAGGTGCTTAACTAAATACATTCGTACATGGATTCATCATCGCGAGGAGTCAGCTCTGGTGGTTGTACCAAGGCCTAGTTATGGGACAAGATGGAAGGGAGCTATGATGAAGAGGAACAAAAGATTGATGACGGCAAAACAAGGGAGGTTGTTGCTCACAAATGGGAGTCCTATGGTGGCTAAATCAGGGCCAATTTGTGTTGATAGTTTTTCAAGTCCTATGGTGCATGATCATCTTCGTAAGGATGAAAAGATGGATGAAAACGATGATGGGTACTGGTCAACTGGTATTGAAGAGATCAGGTGGGATACCATGTTTCAAGATTTAAAacccacataa